In the Plantibacter sp. Leaf314 genome, AACCGTACTGACGACTCGCGTACTCGCACAGCTTCGTTCCGGCGATCTTCGCGAGCGCGTAGCCCTCGTTGGCGCCCTCGAGGGTGCCACGCAGGAGGGCGTCTTCGCCGATCGGCTGCGGGAGGCCCTCCGGGTAGATGGCGGCACTCGACACGTACAGCAGTTCCGGGACACCCGCGGCGATGGCGCCACTGATGACCGAGGTGTCGATCAGCAGGTTGTCGAGGAGGAAGTCGGTGGGGCGCTGGAGCTTCGCCTGGATGCCGGCGACCTTGGCCGCCGTGTGCACGATCGCGTCCGGTGCCGTCCGCTCGATGAGCGCCGCGACCGCCGCCCGGTCCGTGAGGTCGGCGTCCGCACGGGTCGCCACGACGAGGTCGTCGCCCGGGCGGAGCGTCGGCCAAACCTCGGCGATGCTCGAGCCGAGCATCCCGGCGCCACCGGTGAGGAGGACGCGCACCGCGCCTAGACCTCCGCGGTGTCGATGTACGGCTTGCCGGACGCGGCGAGCTCGGCGACGTCGGAGTCGACCATGATCTGGGCGAGGCGAGGCGGCAGCACCTTCGGGGTCCATCCGAGCACCGACTCCGCCTTCGCGTAGTCGCCGATCAGGGCGTCGACCTCGGTGGGGCGGAGGTAGCGCTCGTCGAACTTGACGTACTTCTCCCAGTCGAGGTCGAGGCGCTCGAAGGAGAACTGCAGGAAGTCCTTGACGGTGTACGCCGTGTTCGTGGCGAGCACGAAGTCGGCCGGCTCGTCCGCCTGCAGCATCCGCCACATACCCTCGACGTAGTCGGGCGCGTAGCCCCAGTCGCGGACGGCGTCGAGGTTGCCCATGTAGAGGAAGTCCTGCTGGCCGGCGGCGATCCGTGCGGCTGCGCGCGTGATCTTCCGGGTCACGAAGGTGCCGCCACGGCGAGGCGACTCGTGGTTGAAGAGGATGCCGTTGACGGCGAACATGCCGTAGGCCTCGCGGTAGTTGCGCGTGATCCAGTACGAGTAGACCTTCGCGACACCGTAGGGCGAACGCGGGTAGAACGGCGTCTCCTCGTTCTGCGGCGGCGGGGTCGCCCCGAACATCTCCGAGCTCGACGCCTGGTAGAAGCGGCAGTGCAGGCCGACCTGTCGGATGGCCTCGAGCAGACGCACGGTGCCGATGCCGGTCGTGTCGCCGGTGTACTCGGGCTCGTCGAAGCTCACCCGCACGTGCGACTGGGCGGCGAGGTTGTAGACCTCGTCCGGCTGGATCTCCGCCAGGAGGGTGGCGAGGCGTGAGCCGTCGGCCAGGTCGGCGAAGTGCAGCTGCAGGCGGGGCGAACCGTCGTGGGTCGCCTCGGGGTCGTAGATGTGGTCGATGCGACCCGTGTTGAAGGTCGACGCACGGCGCACGAAGCCGTGCACCTCGTAGCCCTTCGCGAGCAGCAGCTCGGCGAGGTAGCTGCCGTCCTGGCCGGTGATACCGGTGATGACGGCTTTCTTCACGGGGGTCTCAGTCATGGGGTTCCGCTCTGGATCGATGCGTCTGTTCGGGCCGGGAGATCGTCGAAGAATTCCGCACTGCCCGAGAATCGTTGCTAGCTTACCGGAGTGACGCTCGACATCATGATGCCCTTCTACGGCCGCTTCGACCACTTCCGGTCGGCGGTGGAGAGCGTCCTCGCGCAGTCCGACCCCGACTGGACGCTAACGATCGTCGACGACGTCTACCCGGACCTCGCGCCGGGTGAATGGGCCGTCGCCCTCGGCGATCCGCGCATCACCTACCTGCGCAACGAGGTGAACCTCCGACCGTCGAAGAACTACCGCAAGTGCGTGTCCCTGATGACCGGTGAGTTCTCCGTCATCATGGGCTGCGACGACGTGATGCAGCCGAACTACGTCCGCCGTGTGCGCGAGCTCATCGCGGCCTTCCCCGACGCGTCGATCATCCAGCCGGGGGTGGCCGTCATCGACGAGCACGGTGAGCCCTCCACGCCGCTGGCCGATCGGATCAAGGCGATGTACCGCTTCTCCGGCACCGGTGCCCGCGAATACCGTGGCGAGCCGCTCGCGACGAGCCTGCTGCGCGGGAACTGGACGTACTTCCCCTCGCTCGTCTGGCGGGTCGAGGCGCTCCGGAAGCACGAGTTCCGGCTCGACCTCGACGTCGTGCAGGACCTCGCCATGCTCCTCGAGATCACGAAGGACGGCGGCAGCCTCGTCCTCGACGACGAGGTCTGCTTCTCCTACCGTCGGCACTCGCAGAGCGTGTCCGCCGTCACCGGCCCCGACGGGTCGAAGTTCCGGCAGGAGCGGACCCTCTTCGGCGAGGCACGACGAGACCTCTCGGCCAGGGGCTGGAACCGCGCCGCCCGAGCTGCCGCCAACCACTGGACCTCCCGCGCCAACGCCCTCAGCGAACTGCCCGCCGCCCTCCGTGCCCGCAACGCGAGCGGACGCCGCGCGCTCCTCGAGCACGTGTTCGCGCGCGTCTGACGCGGCCCCACCTCCCGGACGCCGCACCCTCCGATTGCTAGGATTCCGCACATGACGATCTCCCTCGACGGCACCCTCATCGTCATGCCCGCGCTCAACGAGGAGGCCTCGGTCGCCGCCGTGGTCCGCGAGGTCCACGCGAAACTGCCCGGCGTCGCCGTGCTGGTCGTCAACGACGGCTCGACCGACGCGACGACGGCGGAAGCCAGGGCCGCCGGTGCGATCGTCGCCGAGCTGCCCTTCAACCTCGGTGTCGGTGGGGCCATGCGCGCCGGTTTCAAGTACGCCCTGGCCCACGGGTACCGGAACGTCGTCCAGGTCGACTCCGACGGCCAGCACGACCCCTCCGGCGTGGTCCGGCTGGTGGAGGAGCTCCAGAGCGCCGACCTCGTGCTCGGTGCCCGCTTCGCCGGGGAGGGCGACTACGCCGTGCGCGGCCCGCGCCGATGGGCGATGGTCGTGCTGTCCGGCGTCCTCAGCGGTGTGGCCAGGACGAAACTCACCGACACGACGAGCGGATTCCGGGCGACCGGCCCACGAGCCGTCCGGCTCTTCGCCGAGCACTACCCGGCCGAATACCTCGGCGACACGATCGAGTCCCTCGTCATCGCCGCGCGCTCGGGCTGCGTCATCCGACAGGTGCCCGTCGCGATGCGCCCACGCGCCGGCGGAACCCCGTCGCACAACCCCTTCAAGGCCGCGCGCTATCTCGCCCGCGCCGGACTCGCGCTCGTCTTCGCGCTGATCCGACCACCCGTCGCGCTGCACGACGGGGTGGTGACCGCGTGATCCCCCTCGGCACCTACCTCCTCGGCATCGTCGCCGCGCTCTTCACCCTCGGTCTCGTCATCGAGATGCTGCGGCGACGCCAGCTCCGCGAGCGGCACGCCATCTGGTGGCTGATCGCCGGCCTCCTCGCCCTCATCATCGGGGTGTTCCCGCAGGTCCTCGTCTGGGCGGCCGGGGTCATCGGCGTGGAGATCCCGACGAACCTCGTCTTCTTCGTGAGCATCCTCATCCTCTTCCTCGTGAGCATCCAGCACAGCTCGGAGCTCACCACCCTCGAGAACCGCAGCAGGACGCTCGCCGAGGAGAGTGCCCTGCAGGACCTCAGGATCCGGGTGCTCGAACAACGGCTCGCCGAGCTCCGCGGCGGCGACGCACCGACCGACGGCCGGGGCTGATCCGGGCCGAGGCCGGTCAGGCGCTCACGAGCGCGGCGGACGCTCCGACGACTCCGGCTGCGCGACGGTCGGACGGCGACCGAGCAGCGCGGCACCCTGGACCAACAGGCCGGCCGAGGGACCGACGGTGAGTGCCAGGATCGTGCGCTCGTGCAAGCCGATCGGGAGGAGGAGCACCCCGACGGTCACGACCGCCGCGACGATCCACCCACCGGCGAAGGCACCGTGCTGGGCACGCGACAGGGTGGCCGCTCCGGTGACGCAGAGGACGCCCACGAGCCCGGCCGTGGCGACGAGGAGCGCGATCGTACCGCCCGCGAGGACGTCCGGTCGGCCGAACAGGACGGACAGCGCCCAGGGCCCGAGCCACCAGGCGAGCAGGGCGAGGAGACCGGCCGCCACCACCACCAGGGCGGACAGGCGGGCGACCCAGCCGAGGACGGCGGCCGCATGCGATCGGAAGACCACGACGAGGTAGCTCTGCAACGCCAGCACCACGATCACGACGGGTGCCCTGGTCAGCGTGATGGCGTAGGTGAGGGAGCCGAACGCGTCGGCGGACACCGTGTCCCCCGTCGCCTGGATCATCAGGGGCAGGCCGCTGACCATGACCCCGGTCGCAGCGGCGGCCACCACCGTGCGGAGGACGTTCCAGCCGAGCTCCCGCGGCCCCACGTCGATCCCGAAGCGGCCGACCACTCCGCGCCGGACGGCGATCCAGACCACGACCGGAGTGATGACGAACGGTGCAGCCACGCCCCAGGCCAGCACCGCGGTGTCCGAGGTCACGAGCAGCATGAGGCCGACGATCCCGAACCGCAGCAGGCCGTCGACGATGGTCATGGCGGCCGCAGCGGCCCAGAACGACAGTCCGTACAGGACGCCGGAGACGGCCGCGACGACGAGGTAGGCCGAGACGCCGACGATGAGCGGCAGGACGAGCGACCAGCCGTTCGTCGGGAAGACCGCCCCCACCCAGATCCAGGCCGACGCTGCCAGCACCACGGCGACGAGCGCGGCGGCGATCACGGTGAAGTCGCGGACGACGGGGGCACGACGGCCTGTCACGTCGGCGGCGGGGTCGAGCGGGTGCGCGGCGCGAGCGATCTCCTGCTGCACGCCGGACAGCGCGCTCACCAGCAGGTAGAGCGCCGACCAGAAGACGGCGAAGGAGGCGTAGGCCGCCGTGCCGAGGGCGACACCGGTCAGGACCTGGAGCACGTACCCCGCACCGCCGCCGATCGCGGTCGCCAGCAGGATCAGGACGGCGCCGTTCGGTCGTCGGCGCGCGATCTCCTCGGGCAAGCCGTTATCCCCGGACGTCGGAGCCACGCTCGGCGGCGATCCACTCCTGGAGGGCGGCGACCCCGCGCGTGACGTCCCACGCGGGAGCCCAGTCGAGGCCTGCGAGCGAATCCTCGATGCTGCACTCGGCGTGTCGGACGTCGCCGTCGCGGTACATGCCGTTGACCACCGGTGCCGGTGCGCCGTGGTACGCCGCGATCGCCTGCGCGAGTTCGAGGATGGTGGTGCCGACGCCGGAGCCGATGTCGAAGCGGGACACGTCGGCGGAGGGTCCGGCCGTGATGACGGCGCGGAACGACTCGGCGATGTCGTCGATGAACACGAAGTCGCGGACGATCCGGCCGTCCTCGTACACCTGGATCGTTCCACCGTCCATCGCCAGCTGCGAGAACAGCGACACGATGCCCGTGTAGGAGTTGATGAGCGACTGCCCCGGACCGTAGACGTTCTGCAGCCGGAGGATGGTGAGCTTCGCGTCGTGCGCGGCGGTCCACGCGGCGAGGATGTGCTCCTGTGCGAGCTTGGTCGCGCCGTAGACGCTCGTCGGGGCCGGCATGGTGACCGCGGCCCGGCTGGGCAGCGGGGTCGCCTCCGGGAAGTCCCACTCGCCACGCTCGAACTGGGCGTGCGTCCGCTGGCCGGGCTCGAAGACGGTGCCGTCCGTCCGCTGCCACTGGCCTTCGCCGTACACGGCGCGGCTGGAGGACAGGACGAAGTGCGCGGGCACCTGCCCGGCACGCCCGAGGGCGTCGAGCATCTCCGTGGTGCCGACGACGTTCGCGTGGGCGTGGCTCGTGGCCGCGTGGAGCGACTGCGCCGTGCCGGTCTCGGCGGCGAGGTGCACGATCACGTCGGGGGCGACGTCCGCGAGCAGCGCGTCCCAGGCGGCGGCGTCGGTGACGTCGCCGACGACGAGCTCCGCGGCCTCGTGGAGGTCGGCCGGGCGCTCGGCGCTCGGGTGGACCTGCGGGTGGAGCTTGTCGATGACGACCCAGCGGTCGGCGGCCGCAGCCAGCTTGTGCGAGAGCGCGCAGCCGATGAAGCCGGCGCCTCCCGTCACCAGGACGGTTCCGAGGGTTGAAGCAGTCACGACGTGGTGTCCTTAGCTGTAGGCGATTCGACATTCGATGGTACTGGACGCCCCGGGGCGGGCTCGACGGCCGCGGACCCGCCTCGTGGGGCGAGCCAGCCGATCCCCCGACCGGGACCCCAGTCCTTCAGGGCCATGGCCCGCTTCTCGATCCCGTGCCAGCTCAACCAGGCGCACCCCGCGGTGACGAGGATGGTGAGGCCGACCCACGGCCAGTACCCGAGCGTGTTCCACCCGAGGAACGCCGTGAACTGCTGCACGAGGAAGCCGTAGACGTACATCCCGTAGGAGTAGTCGTTCTTGGCGCCGATCCACTGCACCCGCTTCGGGAGTCGGGCGGCGAGCCAGAGCACGAAGTAGGCGAACGCGGGGTACCCGATCTGCACCCAACCGACGGTCAGCAGGGTCACGACGACCACGACGCCCGCGGCGACGCCGAGCAGGTCGTTGAGGGGGATCCGCTTGGAGTAGACGGCGAACGACGCCCCGATGAGGAACACGAGCGTCAGCTTGATCTTGTTCGGATCGGCGAGCGCCGGGGCGACCATCCCGACGATCTGCGGTGCCAGGCTGTTGACGATCGACAGGACCCAGAACGCACCGGCGAGCGCGGGCACGACCCACCGCCGGTGTCGGAGCACACCGAGGACGAGGAGTGCGGCGACGAGCAGGTAGCAGCCCCATTCGAGCGCGAGCGTCCACAGCGAGCCGTTGAAGACGCTGTACCCGACCGTCCGGCCGTACGGGGTCGTCGTCTGGAAGACGTCGTACACCCCCCACTGGCGGATGCTGAGGTCGGCGTTCTGGAAGATGTACATGATCGGACCAGAGCCGATGTAGTCGCGGAGGCCGTTGCCGGACATCCGCCACGCGATGGGTCCGACGATCAATGCGCCGACGCAGAGGACCGCCCAGAACGCGGGGAAGATCCGCAGGCCCCGGCGCCAGAGGAACTGCAGGATGTCCGCCGAGGCACCGCTCTTCGCGATGAGGTAACCGCTGATCGCGAAGAAGCCGATGACGGCGAATCCGCCGATGGTCTCCTGCCCGTTCGTCCATCCCTTCGACGGGTCCTCTCCCCATCCGCCGGTGGGGAACGCGTGGGAGAAGATGACCATCGACGCGAGGATCAGGCGGAGGACGCCCAGGGCGTTCCGATGCCCGTTCAGCCCTTCCGAGAGGGAGACGCGGTCGCCGCGCAGGAAGCCACGGCGGTCGCTGCGGCGCCCCGGCTGATCGAACGGGACATTCGTCGTCGAAGTCATGCCATCCATTCGGTCGGAGCCGCCCAGGCGGGCGCGGGCGCACGATCCGCGGCCTGCAGGCCAGAATACCCCGGCAGCCCTCCTGCTGCGGCGAACGACGGCCCGTCGTCAGCGGGTCCGGGCGGCGCCCCCGGTAGGATTGCGAGCGGTCTCGACTCGGCCCGATGAGTCGCAGCATGCTCACACGCCACCGATAGGAACGACCGCAATGGCCCCGACCTTCCAGGCCCCGACCGATCTCGAGTCGACCGA is a window encoding:
- a CDS encoding glycosyltransferase — protein: MTLDIMMPFYGRFDHFRSAVESVLAQSDPDWTLTIVDDVYPDLAPGEWAVALGDPRITYLRNEVNLRPSKNYRKCVSLMTGEFSVIMGCDDVMQPNYVRRVRELIAAFPDASIIQPGVAVIDEHGEPSTPLADRIKAMYRFSGTGAREYRGEPLATSLLRGNWTYFPSLVWRVEALRKHEFRLDLDVVQDLAMLLEITKDGGSLVLDDEVCFSYRRHSQSVSAVTGPDGSKFRQERTLFGEARRDLSARGWNRAARAAANHWTSRANALSELPAALRARNASGRRALLEHVFARV
- a CDS encoding DUF2304 domain-containing protein is translated as MIPLGTYLLGIVAALFTLGLVIEMLRRRQLRERHAIWWLIAGLLALIIGVFPQVLVWAAGVIGVEIPTNLVFFVSILILFLVSIQHSSELTTLENRSRTLAEESALQDLRIRVLEQRLAELRGGDAPTDGRG
- a CDS encoding glycosyltransferase family 2 protein; protein product: MTISLDGTLIVMPALNEEASVAAVVREVHAKLPGVAVLVVNDGSTDATTAEARAAGAIVAELPFNLGVGGAMRAGFKYALAHGYRNVVQVDSDGQHDPSGVVRLVEELQSADLVLGARFAGEGDYAVRGPRRWAMVVLSGVLSGVARTKLTDTTSGFRATGPRAVRLFAEHYPAEYLGDTIESLVIAARSGCVIRQVPVAMRPRAGGTPSHNPFKAARYLARAGLALVFALIRPPVALHDGVVTA
- the gmd gene encoding GDP-mannose 4,6-dehydratase, whose amino-acid sequence is MTETPVKKAVITGITGQDGSYLAELLLAKGYEVHGFVRRASTFNTGRIDHIYDPEATHDGSPRLQLHFADLADGSRLATLLAEIQPDEVYNLAAQSHVRVSFDEPEYTGDTTGIGTVRLLEAIRQVGLHCRFYQASSSEMFGATPPPQNEETPFYPRSPYGVAKVYSYWITRNYREAYGMFAVNGILFNHESPRRGGTFVTRKITRAAARIAAGQQDFLYMGNLDAVRDWGYAPDYVEGMWRMLQADEPADFVLATNTAYTVKDFLQFSFERLDLDWEKYVKFDERYLRPTEVDALIGDYAKAESVLGWTPKVLPPRLAQIMVDSDVAELAASGKPYIDTAEV
- a CDS encoding acyltransferase — translated: MTSTTNVPFDQPGRRSDRRGFLRGDRVSLSEGLNGHRNALGVLRLILASMVIFSHAFPTGGWGEDPSKGWTNGQETIGGFAVIGFFAISGYLIAKSGASADILQFLWRRGLRIFPAFWAVLCVGALIVGPIAWRMSGNGLRDYIGSGPIMYIFQNADLSIRQWGVYDVFQTTTPYGRTVGYSVFNGSLWTLALEWGCYLLVAALLVLGVLRHRRWVVPALAGAFWVLSIVNSLAPQIVGMVAPALADPNKIKLTLVFLIGASFAVYSKRIPLNDLLGVAAGVVVVVTLLTVGWVQIGYPAFAYFVLWLAARLPKRVQWIGAKNDYSYGMYVYGFLVQQFTAFLGWNTLGYWPWVGLTILVTAGCAWLSWHGIEKRAMALKDWGPGRGIGWLAPRGGSAAVEPAPGRPVPSNVESPTAKDTTS
- a CDS encoding NAD(P)-dependent oxidoreductase; amino-acid sequence: MTASTLGTVLVTGGAGFIGCALSHKLAAAADRWVVIDKLHPQVHPSAERPADLHEAAELVVGDVTDAAAWDALLADVAPDVIVHLAAETGTAQSLHAATSHAHANVVGTTEMLDALGRAGQVPAHFVLSSSRAVYGEGQWQRTDGTVFEPGQRTHAQFERGEWDFPEATPLPSRAAVTMPAPTSVYGATKLAQEHILAAWTAAHDAKLTILRLQNVYGPGQSLINSYTGIVSLFSQLAMDGGTIQVYEDGRIVRDFVFIDDIAESFRAVITAGPSADVSRFDIGSGVGTTILELAQAIAAYHGAPAPVVNGMYRDGDVRHAECSIEDSLAGLDWAPAWDVTRGVAALQEWIAAERGSDVRG